One genomic window of Elusimicrobiota bacterium includes the following:
- a CDS encoding nitroreductase family protein, with the protein MSDERITIDAAKCTDCGLCAKVCFLDYEAGPDGKVRTRRPLVCAACGHCLAVCPAGAITHPRLPGPGCEPLREADRPSYEQYLGFLKMRRSRREFKGQPVPRELVEKLLDAGAQAPNGLNRHNVHYTVITDRAVLQELSARVTAGTKRLAALLRNPVGRFFFRILKPKVFHELEFFLPLLELLSAGEFQGRDLVCYGAPCAVLVHTSEADLCGPEDAVYAAANIQYAAETLGLGTCVIGFITNPVNEDQSLKRLVRLPAGHKVHTSMVVGYPQFRYAKAAAKAKPKADYL; encoded by the coding sequence ATGAGCGACGAGAGGATAACGATCGACGCCGCGAAGTGCACAGACTGCGGCTTGTGCGCCAAGGTCTGTTTTCTCGACTACGAGGCGGGCCCAGACGGCAAGGTCCGGACGCGGCGGCCTCTGGTCTGCGCGGCCTGCGGGCACTGCCTGGCGGTGTGCCCGGCCGGGGCCATAACCCATCCCCGTCTGCCCGGCCCCGGCTGCGAGCCCCTGCGCGAGGCCGACCGGCCGAGCTACGAGCAGTACCTGGGATTCCTGAAGATGCGCCGCTCCCGGCGCGAGTTCAAGGGCCAGCCCGTCCCGCGCGAGCTCGTCGAGAAGCTCCTCGACGCGGGCGCCCAGGCTCCCAACGGCCTCAACCGGCACAACGTCCATTACACGGTGATCACGGACCGCGCCGTGCTCCAGGAGCTCAGCGCCCGTGTGACGGCCGGGACCAAGAGGCTCGCCGCGCTGCTGCGCAACCCGGTCGGCCGGTTCTTCTTCCGGATCCTCAAGCCCAAGGTGTTCCACGAGTTGGAGTTCTTCCTGCCCCTGTTGGAGCTGCTCTCGGCAGGTGAGTTTCAGGGCCGGGACCTGGTCTGCTACGGCGCGCCCTGCGCCGTCCTCGTGCATACCTCGGAAGCGGACCTGTGCGGCCCCGAGGATGCGGTCTACGCCGCGGCCAACATCCAGTACGCGGCCGAAACCTTGGGCCTGGGCACCTGCGTCATCGGCTTCATCACCAACCCCGTCAACGAAGACCAGAGCCTGAAGAGATTGGTCCGCTTGCCGGCCGGGCATAAGGTCCACACCAGCATGGTCGTGGGCTACCCGCAGTTCCGCTACGCCAAGGCCGCGGCCAAGGCGAAGCCCAAGGCGGACTACCTTTAG
- a CDS encoding 4Fe-4S binding protein translates to MGHLAAKDAYRELGAKLDSLSCRVPYNESFRAILKELYTEEEAELVSRMPAGLSDLERLEKATGIPRERLKALLESATGKGLVLDLRLKGAYRYSPSPFVIGIFEFTMMRTRGQLNTKDWARLFHEYMDASPFWDANFGHGEKVSIMRAVAREEALPAEGHLEILDYEKASTFIEKAKRCAVGICACRHEKQHLGAKICEVPLETCTSFGSAADYLIRHGLARELGKPEMRELFAASREYGLVLCADNVQRRVSFVCHCCKCCCSALSGITRHGYPNAVVTSGFLAQTAGELCIGCGMCAKVCPVNAIRLEDKRARIDAEACLGCGVCVIKCGRKAIRMERRPQRVIPPENTFEKVILQGLEKGTLANTLFDDPKSATHRFLRAFVGGFLRLDPVRRAMASGALSSVFLDALKAGMRRRGMKELLEL, encoded by the coding sequence ATGGGCCATCTCGCGGCCAAAGACGCGTATCGGGAACTGGGCGCCAAGCTCGACAGCCTGAGCTGCCGCGTGCCTTACAACGAGTCCTTCCGAGCCATCCTCAAGGAGCTCTACACCGAAGAGGAAGCCGAGCTCGTCAGCCGCATGCCCGCTGGGCTCTCCGATCTGGAGCGCCTGGAGAAGGCCACCGGCATCCCCCGGGAGAGGCTCAAGGCCCTGCTGGAGTCGGCGACCGGTAAGGGCCTGGTCCTGGACCTGCGCCTCAAAGGCGCCTACCGCTACTCGCCCTCGCCCTTCGTCATCGGCATCTTCGAGTTCACCATGATGCGCACCCGCGGCCAGCTGAACACCAAGGATTGGGCTCGGCTCTTCCACGAGTACATGGACGCGAGCCCCTTCTGGGATGCGAACTTCGGCCACGGCGAGAAGGTCTCCATCATGCGCGCCGTGGCCCGGGAAGAGGCCCTCCCGGCTGAAGGGCATCTCGAGATCCTGGACTACGAGAAGGCCTCCACGTTCATAGAGAAGGCCAAGCGCTGCGCCGTGGGCATCTGCGCCTGCCGCCATGAGAAGCAGCACCTGGGCGCCAAGATCTGCGAGGTGCCCCTGGAAACCTGCACCTCCTTCGGCTCGGCGGCGGACTACCTCATCCGCCACGGCCTGGCCCGGGAGCTCGGCAAGCCCGAGATGCGCGAGCTCTTCGCCGCCTCCCGCGAGTACGGCCTGGTGCTCTGCGCGGACAATGTGCAGCGCCGGGTCTCCTTCGTCTGCCACTGCTGCAAATGCTGCTGCTCGGCCCTCTCCGGCATCACCAGGCACGGCTACCCGAATGCGGTGGTGACGTCGGGGTTCCTGGCCCAGACAGCGGGCGAGCTCTGCATCGGCTGCGGGATGTGCGCCAAGGTCTGCCCGGTCAACGCCATCCGGCTGGAGGACAAGCGCGCCCGCATTGACGCGGAGGCCTGCCTGGGTTGCGGGGTCTGCGTGATCAAGTGCGGACGCAAGGCCATCCGCATGGAGCGCCGGCCCCAGAGGGTCATCCCGCCGGAGAACACGTTCGAGAAAGTCATCCTGCAGGGCCTGGAGAAGGGGACGCTGGCCAACACGCTCTTCGACGACCCGAAGAGCGCTACGCACCGGTTCCTGCGGGCCTTCGTGGGCGGCTTCCTGCGGCTCGACCCGGTCAGGAGGGCCATGGCCTCGGGCGCGCTGAGTTCGGTCTTCCTGGATGCGCTGAAGGCCGGGATGCGGCGGCGGGGGATGAAGGAACTGCTCGAGTTGTAG
- a CDS encoding amino acid permease produces MNRWRGLRRIKSIDAIIHESEVRGHKLARVLGPLDVTMVGIGAVIGAGIFAMVGEAAVGASSGYPAGPALIISFIITAIACGFTALCYAELAAMVPISGSAYTYSYATMGELVAWIIGWDLILEYAIGNVAVAISWAGYFCDFVKSAFGWDIPIWLRIDYRTFVQKGLDLAAVPHVLGLPVVFNLPALCIVLALTVLLVIGIKESTAFNNVMVGLKLVVLAIFIGVGIHYFHPEYWRPFAPGGWKGIQVGAATVFFAYIGFDAVSTVAEETKDPKRDMPLGIIGSLAICTVVYILVTVALTGMIPVMELKSKIAEPLVAALEYNRSPVWLIGIISLGSVIAHTAVLLVFQMGQPRIFFAMSRDGLLPQYFAKVHPRFKTPYVTTIWTGVIVGLLSAVCNIDEMANLCNIGTLFAFVLVCIGVIILRYKEPHRHRPFRVPGGATMPVLGIAFCLYLMLGLGWMNWVRFGGWLVVGLVIYFLYGSKKSVLRQAHLPHLG; encoded by the coding sequence ATGAACCGCTGGCGCGGGCTGCGGCGTATCAAGTCCATCGACGCCATCATCCACGAGTCCGAGGTCCGCGGCCACAAGCTGGCGCGCGTGCTGGGCCCGTTGGACGTGACCATGGTGGGCATCGGCGCGGTCATCGGCGCCGGCATCTTCGCCATGGTGGGCGAGGCCGCGGTCGGGGCCTCCAGCGGCTACCCGGCCGGGCCGGCGCTCATCATCTCCTTCATCATCACCGCCATCGCCTGCGGGTTCACGGCCCTGTGCTACGCGGAACTGGCGGCCATGGTCCCCATATCGGGAAGCGCCTACACCTACTCCTACGCCACCATGGGCGAGCTGGTGGCCTGGATCATCGGCTGGGACCTCATCCTGGAATACGCCATCGGCAACGTGGCCGTGGCCATCTCCTGGGCCGGCTACTTCTGCGACTTCGTCAAGTCCGCCTTCGGCTGGGACATCCCCATCTGGCTGCGCATCGACTACCGCACCTTCGTGCAGAAGGGCCTGGACCTGGCTGCGGTGCCGCACGTGCTGGGCCTGCCCGTGGTCTTCAACCTGCCCGCCCTATGCATCGTCTTGGCCCTGACGGTCCTGCTGGTCATCGGCATCAAGGAGAGCACAGCCTTCAACAACGTGATGGTGGGCCTCAAGCTGGTGGTGTTGGCCATCTTCATCGGGGTGGGAATCCATTACTTCCACCCCGAGTACTGGAGGCCCTTCGCACCCGGCGGCTGGAAGGGCATCCAGGTGGGCGCGGCCACGGTATTCTTCGCCTACATCGGCTTCGACGCTGTCTCCACCGTGGCCGAGGAGACCAAGGACCCCAAGCGCGACATGCCCTTAGGGATCATCGGCTCTCTGGCCATCTGCACCGTGGTCTATATCCTGGTGACCGTGGCCCTGACCGGGATGATACCGGTCATGGAACTCAAGAGCAAGATCGCCGAGCCTCTGGTCGCGGCCCTGGAGTACAACCGCTCCCCGGTCTGGCTCATCGGCATCATCTCCCTGGGCTCGGTCATCGCGCACACCGCGGTCCTGCTGGTCTTCCAGATGGGCCAGCCCCGAATCTTCTTCGCCATGAGCCGCGACGGCCTGCTGCCCCAATACTTCGCCAAAGTCCACCCGCGCTTCAAGACCCCTTACGTCACCACCATCTGGACCGGCGTGATCGTGGGCCTGCTCTCCGCGGTGTGCAACATAGACGAGATGGCCAACCTCTGCAACATCGGCACCCTCTTCGCCTTCGTGCTGGTCTGCATCGGGGTCATCATCCTGCGCTACAAGGAACCCCACCGCCACCGGCCCTTCCGCGTGCCCGGCGGCGCGACCATGCCCGTTCTGGGCATCGCCTTCTGCCTCTACCTCATGCTGGGCCTGGGCTGGATGAACTGGGTCCGCTTCGGGGGCTGGCTGGTGGTCGGCCTGGTCATCTACTTCCTCTACGGCTCCAAGAAATCCGTGCTGCGCCAGGCGCACCTGCCGCACCTCGGCTGA
- a CDS encoding (2Fe-2S) ferredoxin domain-containing protein gives MLARPAPYRKFVCVCTNARTDGRQACANPGRGGDEVWTKLKEGVALAGLKGNVRVTRSGCLGLCAHGPNVLIYPEGEWRSGVGAADVPEILKGLGA, from the coding sequence ATGCTGGCCAGGCCCGCCCCTTACCGGAAGTTCGTCTGCGTGTGCACCAACGCGCGCACGGACGGCCGCCAGGCCTGCGCCAATCCCGGCCGGGGCGGCGACGAAGTCTGGACCAAGCTCAAGGAAGGCGTGGCCCTAGCCGGGCTCAAGGGAAATGTCCGAGTGACGCGCTCCGGCTGCCTGGGCCTCTGCGCGCACGGGCCCAACGTGCTCATCTATCCGGAAGGGGAGTGGCGCTCCGGCGTCGGCGCCGCCGACGTCCCCGAGATTCTGAAGGGGCTCGGGGCATGA
- a CDS encoding TlpA disulfide reductase family protein, with translation MDRSDAAILILLLAGALLLSLLTFERCAAPPKPLGPAPEAGIPVLLQAPAAALGSLSELRGRAVVLEFWATWCPTCRETIPHMNKMRAKFQERPVVFISVTNEPREKVERFLKDHPITGWVGIDEASGLQHALKVTGIPEVFIIDPQGQIRLKISPSFIYDTDIERALKAAPQKQAVRQ, from the coding sequence ATGGACCGTTCCGACGCCGCCATCCTCATCCTTCTCCTGGCGGGCGCCCTGCTCCTGAGCCTGCTGACCTTCGAACGCTGCGCGGCGCCGCCCAAGCCCCTGGGCCCCGCTCCCGAGGCAGGGATACCCGTCCTGCTCCAGGCGCCGGCCGCGGCGCTGGGCTCCTTGAGCGAGCTGCGCGGACGCGCGGTGGTCCTGGAGTTCTGGGCCACCTGGTGCCCCACCTGCCGCGAGACCATCCCGCACATGAACAAGATGCGCGCCAAGTTCCAGGAGCGCCCCGTGGTGTTCATCTCCGTGACCAACGAGCCGCGCGAGAAAGTCGAGCGCTTCCTCAAGGACCACCCCATCACCGGCTGGGTCGGCATCGACGAGGCCTCCGGCCTCCAGCACGCCTTGAAAGTCACCGGCATCCCCGAGGTCTTCATCATAGACCCGCAGGGCCAGATCAGGCTCAAGATCAGCCCGAGCTTCATCTATGATACGGACATCGAGCGGGCGCTCAAGGCCGCGCCGCAGAAGCAGGCGGTCCGCCAATAG
- a CDS encoding response regulator, with protein MIIDAEGPLGDVLKAALSQAGHEVAATTDGMAAVEAYKHDRPDVVLLDRDMPELLGSRVLRSLKGIDPQANVLMLYRDIDPESEVEYRRIGARIFLSKAVGIDTLLHVVKRSLKLGSGASGYDGSDQIGKSEVLVIDDDVNVRDTLKPFLEGKGYEVSTAKDGEDALRIMRSSRPRMILLDVKMPKMNGVEALQAIRRINTQVPILMITGQDDLETVRECMRLGAFDYMIKPLNLEYLETIVWGKLLSI; from the coding sequence ATGATCATTGACGCGGAGGGGCCTCTGGGCGACGTCTTGAAGGCCGCCCTGTCCCAGGCCGGGCACGAGGTGGCGGCCACGACGGACGGGATGGCCGCGGTCGAGGCTTACAAACACGACCGTCCGGATGTCGTGCTCTTGGACCGGGACATGCCGGAGCTGCTGGGCTCCAGAGTCCTGCGTTCTCTTAAAGGTATCGACCCGCAGGCCAACGTCCTCATGCTCTACAGGGACATCGATCCCGAGAGCGAGGTCGAATACCGGCGCATAGGAGCCCGCATCTTCTTGTCCAAAGCCGTCGGTATCGACACCCTGCTCCATGTGGTCAAGCGCAGCCTGAAGCTGGGATCAGGAGCGAGCGGCTACGACGGTTCCGACCAGATAGGCAAATCGGAGGTCCTGGTCATCGATGATGATGTCAACGTCAGGGACACGCTGAAGCCATTCCTGGAAGGCAAGGGCTATGAAGTCAGCACGGCCAAGGACGGAGAAGACGCTCTGCGCATCATGAGGAGCAGCCGGCCTCGGATGATCCTATTGGACGTGAAGATGCCGAAGATGAACGGCGTCGAAGCCCTGCAGGCGATCCGGCGGATCAATACGCAAGTCCCGATCTTGATGATCACGGGCCAGGATGACTTGGAGACGGTGCGCGAATGCATGCGGCTGGGCGCCTTTGACTATATGATCAAGCCTCTCAATTTGGAATATCTAGAGACGATCGTCTGGGGCAAGCTGCTTTCCATATAG
- a CDS encoding peptidyl-prolyl cis-trans isomerase codes for MILFGGLLLATAVSAAPAKAPAVLATVNGVAIRRTEMMDRAWREYGRAVLNERVDEILTTQAAAGLGVKPDAQEVEARLKRIQSQFPDEAAFSARLAADGTNLQGLRSQIETQNLRENLVAKAKNIQVTDAEVKGFFDANKERLASPEAVHLRNVQVNTEKEANDFLAAIKTGADFAKLASQVSLDNTTKGRGGDVGFVPRGTLLPEIEKAAFALKPGEVAGPVKTKFGYHVLKAEESRPAKPAVFEEIKVDLRRTMTADKITKAWPDYLQELRAKATIVLGK; via the coding sequence ATGATCTTATTCGGCGGATTGCTCTTGGCCACGGCCGTTTCCGCGGCCCCGGCCAAAGCGCCGGCCGTGCTCGCCACGGTCAACGGCGTCGCGATCAGGCGGACCGAGATGATGGATCGGGCTTGGCGGGAATACGGAAGAGCCGTTCTCAATGAGAGGGTGGATGAGATATTGACCACCCAAGCCGCCGCCGGCCTGGGGGTCAAGCCGGATGCCCAGGAAGTGGAGGCGCGGCTCAAGCGCATCCAGAGCCAGTTCCCGGATGAAGCCGCCTTCAGCGCGCGTTTGGCCGCCGACGGGACGAATCTCCAGGGTCTGCGTTCTCAGATCGAGACCCAGAACCTGCGGGAGAATCTGGTGGCCAAGGCCAAGAACATCCAAGTGACGGACGCCGAGGTCAAGGGATTCTTCGATGCCAACAAGGAGAGATTGGCCAGTCCGGAGGCCGTGCATCTTCGGAATGTCCAGGTGAACACGGAAAAAGAAGCCAACGACTTCCTGGCCGCCATCAAGACCGGAGCGGATTTCGCCAAGCTGGCCTCCCAGGTCTCTCTAGACAACACCACCAAGGGGCGCGGCGGCGACGTGGGCTTCGTGCCCCGGGGCACTCTTCTTCCGGAGATCGAGAAAGCCGCTTTTGCGCTCAAGCCCGGCGAAGTGGCCGGCCCCGTGAAGACGAAGTTCGGCTATCATGTGCTCAAAGCCGAGGAATCCAGGCCGGCCAAGCCCGCCGTCTTCGAAGAGATCAAGGTCGACTTGCGCAGGACGATGACGGCCGACAAGATCACCAAGGCTTGGCCTGACTACCTCCAAGAGCTGAGAGCCAAGGCGACGATCGTCCTAGGGAAATAG
- a CDS encoding HD domain-containing protein — protein sequence MRRLRVAALALLALICAFGPAVAAGLGRPLFEKAPAAWVESFKPFQDWLRTSEGRQLTVSLAPKLSYLQTINLAQPSGASALAPLAAHLPENVQALLAAPAGLGAEQRAELFSVLAHARSAAAPEVEARTAQAFAELTAAGDDASPEEALALQEQLKGLALYGASVGQRYKAVRRMAAERAMRNADAAAARLLSDWRPPQPLDSAGPATAPDWTAPQDPRKIRLPLALPPSPFYDSRNWSQALVPDRGYAERLDAAAQIFSSADQAPSPQSGAAMNAKDELLATLKAKDPKTHSHMMRVGLLAGLIAWKMGLPMEFAVKTSWGARLHDMGKREEAVLTVIKKEGQLTAEERVVMERHTSLGAGIIAAARGLDSVSRRVGRKVALTHHETVDGKGYPQALSAHEIPLESRITNLADYYDALMENRPYRAGMTSTEALKIMEVQKAKFDPAAWKAFRAILD from the coding sequence ATGAGGAGATTGCGCGTCGCCGCCCTCGCGCTGCTCGCCTTAATCTGCGCATTCGGCCCAGCGGTCGCCGCAGGCTTGGGCCGGCCGCTCTTTGAGAAAGCGCCCGCGGCCTGGGTGGAGTCCTTCAAACCCTTCCAGGATTGGCTGCGCACCTCCGAAGGCCGCCAACTGACTGTCAGCCTGGCGCCGAAGCTCAGCTACCTGCAGACCATCAATCTGGCCCAGCCCTCCGGAGCCTCGGCCTTGGCCCCGCTGGCCGCCCATCTCCCCGAGAACGTCCAGGCCCTGCTCGCCGCCCCGGCCGGCCTCGGCGCCGAACAGCGCGCCGAGCTGTTCAGCGTGCTGGCGCACGCGCGCAGCGCCGCCGCCCCCGAGGTCGAGGCCAGGACCGCGCAGGCTTTCGCCGAGCTGACCGCGGCCGGTGACGATGCCTCTCCCGAAGAAGCCCTGGCGCTGCAGGAGCAGCTCAAAGGATTGGCCCTTTACGGCGCGTCGGTCGGCCAGCGCTACAAGGCGGTCCGCCGGATGGCCGCCGAGCGCGCGATGAGAAACGCCGATGCCGCGGCCGCCCGCCTGCTCAGCGATTGGCGCCCGCCCCAGCCCTTGGACTCGGCCGGCCCCGCCACCGCGCCCGACTGGACGGCCCCGCAAGACCCGCGCAAGATCCGGCTACCGCTGGCTCTGCCCCCCTCCCCCTTCTACGACAGCCGCAACTGGTCCCAGGCTCTGGTCCCCGATCGCGGCTACGCCGAGCGGCTGGATGCCGCCGCCCAGATCTTCTCCTCCGCGGACCAGGCCCCGTCGCCCCAGTCGGGCGCCGCGATGAACGCCAAGGACGAGCTCCTGGCCACGCTGAAGGCCAAGGACCCGAAGACCCACTCCCACATGATGCGCGTCGGGCTGCTGGCGGGCCTGATCGCCTGGAAGATGGGCCTGCCCATGGAGTTCGCGGTCAAGACCTCCTGGGGCGCGCGCCTGCACGACATGGGCAAGCGCGAGGAGGCGGTCCTGACGGTCATCAAGAAGGAGGGCCAGCTGACGGCCGAGGAGCGCGTGGTCATGGAGCGCCACACCTCGCTGGGCGCCGGGATCATCGCCGCCGCCCGGGGTCTGGACAGCGTCAGCCGCCGCGTCGGCCGCAAGGTCGCCTTGACCCACCATGAGACCGTCGACGGAAAGGGCTATCCCCAGGCCCTCTCCGCCCACGAGATCCCGCTCGAGTCGCGGATCACGAACCTCGCCGACTATTACGACGCCCTCATGGAGAACCGGCCCTACCGGGCGGGGATGACATCAACGGAAGCCTTGAAGATCATGGAAGTCCAGAAAGCGAAGTTCGACCCGGCGGCTTGGAAGGCCTTCCGCGCGATCCTCGACTAG
- a CDS encoding bifunctional methionine sulfoxide reductase B/A protein, with amino-acid sequence MPGPKKPSSDELRRRLTPEQYRVTQECGTEPPFANAYWDNHAPGIYVDVTTGEPLFSSTDKFDSGTGWPSFTKPIADAAVSSKSDRSSGLERMEVRSKQSDSHLGHVFPDGPGPKGLRYCINSAALRFIPADRLEAEGYGPYRRLFPAAKPKTKTAMFSGGCFWHVEEAFSQLPGVLSTEVGFAGGTAKDPTYKLVCTGTTGHAETLRLEYDPSRISYDQLLKTFWSIHDPTTLDRQGPDVGDQYRSVIFYADEEQRQAALASKALLEASHRYHGRVVTQIAPAGEFYRAEEYHQHYYAKQGGGSCGVKR; translated from the coding sequence ATGCCCGGACCCAAGAAGCCGTCCTCCGATGAACTGCGTCGGAGATTGACCCCCGAGCAATACCGCGTGACCCAGGAGTGCGGCACGGAGCCCCCCTTCGCCAACGCCTATTGGGACAACCACGCCCCCGGCATCTACGTGGACGTGACCACGGGCGAGCCGCTTTTCTCATCCACGGACAAGTTCGACTCCGGCACGGGCTGGCCCAGCTTCACCAAGCCGATCGCCGATGCGGCGGTGTCCTCCAAGAGCGACCGCTCATCGGGGCTGGAGCGCATGGAGGTGCGCTCCAAGCAAAGCGACAGCCACCTCGGGCATGTGTTCCCGGACGGGCCGGGCCCGAAGGGCCTGCGCTACTGCATCAACTCCGCGGCCCTGCGTTTCATCCCGGCCGACCGGCTGGAGGCCGAGGGCTATGGGCCGTACCGGCGGCTCTTCCCGGCCGCCAAGCCCAAGACCAAGACCGCCATGTTCTCGGGAGGCTGTTTCTGGCACGTGGAAGAAGCCTTCAGCCAGCTGCCCGGGGTGCTGAGCACGGAGGTGGGCTTCGCGGGCGGGACGGCCAAGGACCCGACCTACAAGCTGGTCTGCACCGGGACCACCGGCCACGCCGAGACCCTGCGCCTGGAATACGACCCGTCCCGGATCAGCTACGACCAGCTCCTCAAGACCTTCTGGAGCATCCATGACCCGACCACCCTCGACCGCCAGGGACCGGACGTCGGAGACCAGTACCGCTCCGTGATCTTCTACGCGGACGAGGAGCAGAGGCAGGCGGCCCTGGCGTCCAAGGCGCTCCTGGAAGCCTCGCACCGCTATCACGGCCGCGTGGTCACTCAGATCGCGCCCGCCGGAGAGTTCTACCGGGCGGAGGAGTACCACCAACACTACTACGCCAAGCAGGGCGGCGGCTCCTGCGGCGTGAAGCGCTGA